One window of the Microtus ochrogaster isolate Prairie Vole_2 chromosome 10, MicOch1.0, whole genome shotgun sequence genome contains the following:
- the Fhl3 gene encoding four and a half LIM domains protein 3: MSEAFDCAKCSESLYGRKYIQTDSGPYCVPCYDNTFANTCAECQQLIGHDSRELFYEDRHFHEGCFRCCRCQRSLADEPFTCQDSELLCNDCYCTAFSSQCSACGETVMPGSRKLEYGGQTWHEHCFLCSGCEQPLGSRSFVPDKGAHYCVPCYENKFAPRCARCSKTLTQGGVTYRDQPWHRECLVCTGCKTPLAGQQFTSRDDDPYCVACFGELFAPKCSSCKRPITGGSSGEAAGLGGGKYVSFEDRHWHHSCFSCARCSTSLVGQGFVPDGDQVLCQGCSQAGP, encoded by the exons ATGAGCGAGGCATTTGACTGTGCGAAGTGCAGTGAGTCCTTGTATGGCCGCAAATACATCCAGACGGACAGCGGGCCCTACTGCGTTCCCTGCTATGATAACACCTTCGCCAACACCTGTGCCGAGTGCCAGCAGCTCATCGGGCACGACTCAAGG GAACTGTTCTACGAGGATCGCCACTTCCACGAGGGCTGCTTCCGGTGCTGCCGCTGCCAGCGCTCCCTCGCGGATGAGCCCTTTACCTGCCAGGACAGTGAGCTTCTCTGTAATGACTGCTACTGCACAGCTTTCTCCTCACAGTGCTCGGCCTGTGGGGAGACCGTCATGCCTG GGTCCCGGAAGCTGGAGTATGGCGGCCAGACATGGCATGAGCATTGCTTTCTGTGCAGCGGATGTGAGCAGCCTCTAGGCTCCCGCTCCTTCGTGCCCGACAAGGGCGCTCACTACTGCGTGCCTTGCTATGAGAACAAGTTTGCTCCTCGGTGTGCCCGCTGCAGCAAG ACGCTGACCCAGGGTGGAGTGACATATCGAGATCAACCCTGGCATCGAGAATGCCTGGTCTGTACTGGGTGCAAGACACCCCTTGCGGGACAGCAGTTCACATCTCGGGATGATGATCCCTATTGTGTGGCCTGTTTTGGAGAACTCTTTGCACCCAAGTGCAGCAGCTGCAAGCGCCCCATCACAGGTGGGAGCAGTGGTGAGGCTGCAG GACTCGGTGGAGGCAAGTATGTGTCCTTCGAAGACCGACATTGGCACCACAGCTGCTTCTCCTGTGCCCGCTGCTCTACCTCCCTGGTGGGCCAAGGCTTCGTACCAGACGGAGATCAAGTTCTGTGTCAGGGCTGCAGCCAAGCCGGGCCCTGA